Sequence from the Thermocoleostomius sinensis A174 genome:
GTCACGTTTAGGGAAAGGAGTACCGATGGACGATTTCCGAGTGCTGCCTTCAGCAGGGTTAGTGAAACCGGCAATGGTGAGGGTGGCAACATTGAGATTACCACGCCTATCCTAGAAGTGCTTGATGGAGCAGGACTAGTCGCTAGTACCTTGGGTCGAGGCAGGGCTGGCAACGTGATCATCAATGCAACCGATCGCGTGTTGCTGGATGGCACCAGCAGTGTTGGTCGGGTTTCCAGTGCAATCTTCAGCACGGTAGGAGAGGGAGCAGTCGGACAGGGGGGCAATATTCAAGTCACTGCTGGCATCCTTGAAGTTCTCAATCGTAGTCAATTAACGACTAGTACGTTTGGCAATGGCAATGCAGGAGATATAAGCATTACGGCTCGTGAGAGAATCACGCTTGCGAATGGAGGCACGCTAAACGCAGAAACATTTACGCAAAGTTCCGCTGGCGACATCTTTGTTAACACTGATATCCTCACTGCTAGGGCTGGTTCTTACCTAACCTCCAGTACTTATAGAGGTGGCAGTGGCAATGCCGGAAATGTGATCATCAACGCCCATACGGTGAACTTTGACGGCACAAATCAAAATGATTTTATATTACGTGAATTCAATACGGGTTACACAGGTGCCTACAGTACCTCTGAAGGTGGAACTGGAAGTGCGGGAACAGTTGAAATCAATACCGAACGACTTCTCGTTCAAAACGCTGCCGAAGTAGCCACTCGTATGTTTGGAGGGGGAAATGCAGGGAATATCTTAATCAGAGCAAGCGATTGGGTTCGCTTTGATGGTGGTTTTGCTGTTAGCACAGTCGGGAGGGAGGGGGTTGGACGGGGTGGTGACATTCAAATCTTTACTGGCTCTTTATTTCTCACCAATAATGGTGAACTAAATGCCAGTACTCGCGGACGAGGTGATGCTGGCAACGTGGTGATCTCAGCAAGCGATCGGATCGTGTTTGATGGAGGGGATGTCTTGAGCCTGGTTGGTGAGACTGGCAACGGAGCAGGCGGCAACATTGAAGTTACCACTCCCATTCTAGAAGTGCTTGATGGGGCACAACTGATCGCTAGTACCTTTGGACAAGGTAGGGCTGGCAATATCATTATCAATGTATCCGATCGCGTGTTGCTGGATGGAGTTAGCTCCAATGGGTTCTCTAGCGCACTTTTTACCAGTACCACCACAACAGCAACGGGTAGAGGAGGGCGTATCACGATTACCACACCTGATTTGCGCCTTACTAATAGGGCGGTCATCAATGCCAGAACTGAGAATTCCCAACGTGGCGGCAGTATCATCATCCAAGCCGATCGGTTTGAAGCCTTCAACGGTGGACAAGTGATCACCTCTACCCTGGGACAAGGGCAAGCCGGAAACATTACCATCAATGCCGATCAGGTGCGCTTATTAGGCAGCGATTCCACCTTTGCTCAACGAATTGCAGACCCTACTTTGAGGTTGCGTGTTGCCAATGAAGGCAACGGAGAAAGCGGCTTGTTTGCCAACACTCGTGCTGGTTCCACAGGCGACGGTGGCAGGATTACCGTCAATAGCACGAACTTAACCCTAACCGATCGCGCTCGTATCTCAGCCCGCAGCGAAGGCACAGGTATCGCTGGAGATATTGAAATTAATGCGTCTGGATTATTAGAAGCAAGAAATGGTGATATTGAAACGATCGCCACCAACTCATCGGGTGGAGATATTAATGTAGAAGCCGATCGCATTCAGTTGTACGGAGACAGTGACATTCGCACAAACAGCAGCGTAGATGGCGGCAATATTACTCTCAGTGCCAGTTCAATTCTCGCCTTTGATGACAGTGACATTATTGCAGCAGCAGGCAATCAAGGTGGTGACATCACGCTCAATACAGCCGCGTACTTTGGTGAAAATTATCAAGCGGATACAGTAGATCAAGATCCAGAGAGTTTGGAAGGGAACGATCGCGCTGACATTAACGCATCGGGAGCGCAACCGGGAAATATTACCACACCGGATACGAGTTTGGTGCAAAACAGTTTAACGGAATTGCCCGATACGGCGATTGATACTGATACCTTAGTGGCGAATAGCTGTGTCGTGCGTAGTGAGAATGGTAGTAACACATTCACGATTACTGGAACCGGAGGATTGCCTCTGCGACCAGGCGATTGACCATTGTTGCCCTATGAGACTAATCCAGTGCGATCGGTTTCGGGTGCAAGCAGTGTTGACGACGATCGATCGTGGCAACCGGGAGACCCCATTGTAGAGCCGCAGGGAGCTTACCAACTAGAGGATGGTCGTTGGGTGTTAAGTCGCGAGTGCTCTTGAGCAGAATGCCAACTTCTGCCTAGCCTGATGCCTGTACCTTCGTCTCGATCTCAGATTGAATAGCAACTTCAGTTTGCGTAGATTGAGGCAGAAAACGACGAATACCCTGTTTCACCAATCGCTGCACAAACAGCGATCGTTGATTGTCTTGCAATACGGCTTTGATTTTTTGCACCAAGCGATCGAGTTGAAAAGGCGTTTCAGATTGGACCTGAAGTTGCAGGCTTTGTTCCTCGAAATATTCCACCAAGCTTAGCCCAGCAATATGTGTTAAATAGGCAGCACTTAACCCTTGCAGCGTTCCTCCAGCAACATAGGTCAGGGCATGGCTTTTCAACAGTGGGCCGATCGCTTGGGTTGCCATCTCAACAAGACCCAGCTTCACCATTTGTTCAGCCAACTGAACCATCACCGTTTTAGCTTGATCGATCGAAAATTTTTGTTGGTAAATCGCTCCCAGATCTACCACCAGTTGGGCTGTCACCGAAGCAGTAGCAATAAGATCCAGACTGGGGACAGGGTTTGCAAAGGCCGCGGCCGCAGCAATCCATTG
This genomic interval carries:
- a CDS encoding two-partner secretion domain-containing protein — encoded protein: MRIRIDRLVRLGITSAFTVTGLLLGLRYCDSANAQSRIEPDETLGSERSQVRGLNSTIDLIEGGATPGRNLFHSFQEFNIDAGREAYFIHQLGIDNIFSRVTGETRSEIDGVLGTRAFENGAFVGSTANLFFINPNGILFGPNSSLDVGGSFAATTADGIQFGENGFFSATNPEAPSQLLTIDPSAFFFNQLPVGSITVQSTTPVISGINGLFVPLGENLTLLGGDVNIEGGGLNALGGRIDIGAVSGAGTIGFNSNGSFNVPTSIQRGDVVFTDAARADVGTLESGGDIAVTARSITVADESVLFAGIFRGQGFQGSQVGDIRLDATERILIAQSNVFNAVLTDATGNAGNIEIATPILEALDGALLATITLGQGNAGDITINAGSVFLTNGAQLVANTLGQGNAGNVMINATDRVTFRERSTDGRFPSAAFSRVSETGNGEGGNIEITTPILEVLDGAGLVASTLGRGRAGNVIINATDRVLLDGTSSVGRVSSAIFSTVGEGAVGQGGNIQVTAGILEVLNRSQLTTSTFGNGNAGDISITARERITLANGGTLNAETFTQSSAGDIFVNTDILTARAGSYLTSSTYRGGSGNAGNVIINAHTVNFDGTNQNDFILREFNTGYTGAYSTSEGGTGSAGTVEINTERLLVQNAAEVATRMFGGGNAGNILIRASDWVRFDGGFAVSTVGREGVGRGGDIQIFTGSLFLTNNGELNASTRGRGDAGNVVISASDRIVFDGGDVLSLVGETGNGAGGNIEVTTPILEVLDGAQLIASTFGQGRAGNIIINVSDRVLLDGVSSNGFSSALFTSTTTTATGRGGRITITTPDLRLTNRAVINARTENSQRGGSIIIQADRFEAFNGGQVITSTLGQGQAGNITINADQVRLLGSDSTFAQRIADPTLRLRVANEGNGESGLFANTRAGSTGDGGRITVNSTNLTLTDRARISARSEGTGIAGDIEINASGLLEARNGDIETIATNSSGGDINVEADRIQLYGDSDIRTNSSVDGGNITLSASSILAFDDSDIIAAAGNQGGDITLNTAAYFGENYQADTVDQDPESLEGNDRADINASGAQPGNITTPDTSLVQNSLTELPDTAIDTDTLVANSCVVRSENGSNTFTITGTGGLPLRPGD